From the Lolium rigidum isolate FL_2022 chromosome 2, APGP_CSIRO_Lrig_0.1, whole genome shotgun sequence genome, one window contains:
- the LOC124690561 gene encoding uncharacterized protein LOC124690561, which produces MSRSSTCAAEAGLVAMDCVVVCCCCPCLVLQITVFLFVRLPRKVVVKSKRIILRRWHKRRSSAAAKRSRSRSVSSSGMRSLQELLDGTFRNFNGGECSDSASYGGDSWKERCFAMDDESSGDWKERCFAVDDDDDGDAVWEALVQQEGLFWFGSFWGRTEQGDPVSAEDKMYAGLSLPVVLERVCDD; this is translated from the coding sequence atgTCGCGGTCGTCGACGTGCGCGGCGGAGGCCGGCCTGGTGGCCATGGACTGCGTTgtggtgtgctgctgctgcccgtGCCTGGTGCTGCAGATCACCGTGTTCCTCTTCGTCCGGCTGCCCAGGAAGGTGGTGGTCAAGTCCAAGAGGATCATCCTCAGGAGATGGCACAAAAGGAGATCGTCAGCCGCGGCGAAGAGGAGCCGCTCCCGAAGCGTCTCATCGtctggcatgaggagcctccaggaGCTCCTGGACGGCACGTTCAGGAATTTTAATGGAGGGGAGTGCAGCGACAGTGCCAGCTACGGCGGTGATAGCTGGAAAGAGAGGTGCTTCGCCATGGACGACGAAAGCAGCGGGGATTGGAAAGAGAGATgcttcgccgtcgacgacgacgacgacggcgacgccgtGTGGGAGGCGCTGGTGCAGCAGGAGGGGCTCTTCTGGTTCGGGAGCTTCTGGGGCCGCACGGAGCAGGGGGATCCGGTGTCCGCGGAGGACAAGATGTACGCAGGCCTGAGCTTGCCGGTAGTCCTAGAGAGAGTTTGCGACGACTAG
- the LOC124692971 gene encoding ATP synthase subunit O, mitochondrial yields the protein MAAARHLRSGLPLLQAHLAAAESAAVAQVSRGLATQASKPSQKQIKVPEALYGGTGNYASALFLAAAKANSLDKVESEIRDIVAATKKSPMFSQFLKDSSVPKETRVKAVTDIFSEAGFSDVTKNFLLVLASNGRLKFVERIADRFVDLTMAHKGEVKVVVRTVVPLPEKEEKELKETLQDILGKDKTILVEQKIDYSIMGGLVIEFGQKVFDMSIKTRAKQMESFLRQPVDF from the exons atggcggcggcgcggcacctcagatccggcctccccctcctccaagcccaccTCGCGGCCGCCGAATCCGCCGCCGTCGCTCAG GTGTCAAGGGGACTCGCGACGCAGGCGTCTAAGCCTTCCCAGAAGCAGATCAAG GTTCCAGAAGCTCTGTATGGCGGTACTGGCAACTACGCCAGTGCGCTGTTCCTTGCAGCAGCCAAAGCAAATTCGCTGGACAAAGTTGAATCTGAGATCCGCGATATCGTGGCGGCAACCAAGAAGAGCCCTATGTTTTCTCAGTTCTTGAAGGACTCGTCTGTGCCCAAAGAAACCAGGGTGAAGGCTGTAACTGATATTTTCTCTGAAGCTGGGTTTTCTGACGTCACAAAGAATTTCTTGC TGGTACTGGCATCCAATGGAAGACTGAAGTTTGTTGAGCGCATTGCGGATAGATTTGTTGATTTGACCATGGCACATAAGGGGGAGGTTAAAGTTGTTGTCAGGACTGTTGTT CCACTTCCTGAGAAGGAGGAGAAAGAACTCAAGGAGACCTTGCAAGATATCCTTGGAAAAGACAAAACTATCTTGGTTGAACAGAAG ATTGACTACAGCATTATGGGAGGACTAGTGATTGAATTTGGGCAGAAGGTGTTTGATATGTCGATCAAGACTAGGGCGAAGCAAATGGAGTCGTTCTTGAGGCAGCCCGTTGATTTCTAA